The Eublepharis macularius isolate TG4126 chromosome 11, MPM_Emac_v1.0, whole genome shotgun sequence genome includes a region encoding these proteins:
- the LOC129337357 gene encoding patched domain-containing protein 3-like produces the protein MRGPCETDCVERPLSRALRGLGGLVGAHPWPFLLVPMALSAALGSGFHLLPSRKSNDIEAQFTPRGGQAKIERSMVRERFSTRDAERFSAQRQTTEGTFASFVAVAAEPSHTLLTRAAFAELLALDAAVRGLSGGGRAYTEVCARRNGSCSSPNPLLSAVGGDPARIEALLPGLTFPLWQGRVILGFYLGGVSVGPGAADDRSRPVRAAKALHLFYHLQEGDPAQREASVRWLEAFLKRIRDVLGKLKLASVRVAYFSSISRQEELEKNAELVVPLFIITYFLTISFSILSCSRLDCVRTKVWVAAFGVLSSGLSVISSFGLLLFCGVPFVITAASGPFLTLGVGVDDMFIMVSCWQQTKVKHRVEDRMANTYAEAAVSITITTLTDVLAFYIGIATSFPSIQSFCIYTGTSFVFCYIYNLTFFGAVLALNGRREESNRHWLTFMKVTDETQHSFVYNVCCVGGLYDKATGTEHEHPMSGFFKNHFGPFLMHNWTKVAVVLLYLTYFCSSIYGCTLIKEGIDLRNLVDDHSYVVQYYDFEEQYFKEYGPRVMVIVTKSISYWDSSMRADLEHCMKVLENSTYVDKKLSESWLRMYEVAARRMSLNIDDQSSFIGHLSILFRENPQSRWDVNFTNLEISASRFFIQTVNVTTSVDERILLNELRAHASYCDLPLIVYHPAFIFYDHLIVIAQNTIQNILIATGAMLFISLLLIPNPLCSLWVTFAIGSVIIGVTGFMAYWDVNLDSISMINLIMCIGFSVDCSAHISYAFVSSKKPSLNDKAVDALHRLGYPIVQGAVSTIVGVLVLSSTDTYIFRAFFKIIFLVISFGACHGLFFIPVFLTFFGFLGRLSTAQNKIDCKFDENSASIEDNVMQLPIINT, from the exons ATGCGCGGCCCCTGTGAGACCGACTGCGTGGAGCGGCCCCTGTCCCGCGCGCTGCGCGGCCTGGGCGGCTTGGTGGGCGCCCACCCGTGGCCCTTCCTGCTGGTGCCCATGGCGCTCTCGGCCGCACTGGGCTCCGGCTTCCACCTGCTGCCCAGCCGCAAGTCGAACGACATCGAGGCGCAGTTCACGCCCCGCGGGGGGCAGGCCAAGATCGAGCGCAGCATGGTCCGGGAGCGCTTCTCGACGCGCGACGCCGAGCGCTTCTCAGCACAGAGGCAGACCACCGAGGGCACCTTCGCCTCCTTCGTGGCGGTGGCCGCCGAGCCCAGCCACACGCTGCTCACCCGGGCGGCCTTCGCCGAGCTGCTGGCGCTGGACGCGGCCGTGCGGGGGCTCTCAGGCGGGGGGCGTGCATACACCGAGGTCTGCGCGCGCCGGAACGGGTCCTGCAGCAGCCCCAACCCGCTGCTGAGCGCCGTCGGCGGCGACCCGGCGCGGATCGAGGCGCTGCTGCCCGGCCTCACCTTCCCGCTCTGGCAAGGTCGCGTCATCTTGGGATTCTACCTGGGAGGCGTCTCGGTGGGGCCAGGAGCGGCCGACGACCGGAGCCGCCCCGTCCGGGCAGCCAAAGCTCTGCACCTCTTCTATCATCTGCAGGAAGGTGATCCTGCGCAGCGGGAAGCCAGCGTGAGGTGGCTGGAGGCCTTCCTGAAGCGTATCCGCGACGTGCTGGGCAAGTTGAAGCTCGCTTCCGTGCGG GTGGCCTATTTTTCCTCGATATCCAGACaggaagaactggaaaaaaatgctgaGCTAGTGGTTCCTTTGTTTATTATCACATATTTTTTAACAATAAGCTTTTCAATTTTATCATGTTCAAG GCTAGACTGTGTACGGACAAAAGTGTGGGTTGCCGCATTTGGTGTGCTGTCATCGGGCTTATCTGTTATCAGCAGTTTCGGGTTGTTGCTGTTTTGTGGCGTGCCATTTGTCATCACAGCTGCAAGTGGACCATTTCTTACACTTG GGGTTGGTGTTGATGACATGTTCATCATGGTGTCCTGCTGGCAACAAACTAAAGTCAAGCACAGAGTTGAAGATCGGATGGCTAACACCTACGCAGAGGCTGCTGTGTCTATTACCATCACAACTCTTACTGATGTTTTAGCCTTCTATATCGGCATTGCAACGTCCTTTCCATCCATTCAGTCATTTTGCATCTATACAGGAACAAGCTTTGTCTTCTGCTACATATACAACTTGACATTCTTTGGGGCGGTTCTTGCTCTAAATGggagaagagaagaaagcaaCAGACACTGGCTCACGTTCATGAAAGTGACGGATGAAACTCAGCATAGCTTTGTATACAATGTGTGTTGTGTGGGAGGACTTTATGATAAGGCCACGGGAACAGAGCATGAGCATCCCAtgagtggtttttttaaaaatcactttggTCCTTTTCTTATGCATAATTGGACCAAGGTGGCTGTAGTACTCTTGTATCTCACATACTTTTGTAGTAGTATTTATGGATGCACTCTGATTAAGGAAGGTATAGATCTTCGAAATCTGGTCGATGATCATTCTTATGTGGTTCAGTATTATGATTTTGAAGAACAATATTTTAAAGAATATGGTCCAAGGGTTATGGTCATTGTTACTAAAAGCATATCGTATTGGGATTCATCTATGCGTGCAGATCTTGAGCACTGCATGAAGGTGCTAGAAAATTCAACCTATGTGGACAAAAAATTATCAGAGTCATGGCTGAGAATGTATGAAGTTGCTGCTAGAAGAATGTCTTTAAATATAGATGACCAAAGTTCTTTCATTGGTCATTTATCTATCCTGTTTAGAGAAAATCCACAGTCTCGGTGGGATGTTAATTTTACTAATCTGGAAATATCAGCATCACGTTTTTTCATTCAGACAGTCAATGTTACTACCTCAGTGGATGAGCGAATTCTTTTGAATGAACTGAGAGCCCATGCATCGTACTGTGACTTACCACTAATAGTTTATCATCCAGCTTTTATATTCTATGATCATTTAATTGTAATAGCGCAGAACACTATTCAAAACATTCTGATTGCTACTGGAGCCATGCTATTTATTTCCTTGCTGCTCATTCCCAACCCTTTGTGCTCGTTGTGGGTAACTTTTGCTATTGGGTCTGTTATTATTGGTGTGACTGGCTTCATGGCTTATTGGGATGTCAATCTTGATTCTATATCCATGATCAACCTTATTATGTGCATAGGGTTTTCAGTAGACTGCTCTGCTCACATTTCTTACGCCTTTGTTAGCAGCAAGAAACCCAGCTTGAATGACAAGGCAGTGGATGCCTTACATCGTCTGGGTTACCCCATCGTCCAGGGAGCGGTTTCCACCATTGTGGGAGTATTGGTGCTCTCTTCGACAGACACATACATTTTCAGAGCATTTTTTAAGATTATATTTTTGGTTATTTCATTTGGAGCCTGTCATGGGCTCTTTTTTATTCCtgtgtttttaactttttttggCTTTTTGGGGAGACTGTCAACCGCCCAAAATAAAATTGACTGCAAGTTTGATGAAAACTCAGCCAGCATTGAAGACAATGTTATGCAACTGCCTATTATAAACACCTAG